From one Luteolibacter sp. SL250 genomic stretch:
- a CDS encoding iron ABC transporter permease, producing MKRGTAIFLTAIVTLLFAVFFLYPAGMVVKQAFELKGPDGSTRYTLEFISAVFRNPIYREGLWNAFALGITSTIATLAIAFPLALIGHRYDFMGRRVLGVLVLAPLIVPPFVGAVGVKQMLGVNGALNALLIDLGMMDAALPYDWLAHGRFAGIVVMNALHLYPILYMNIAAALSNLDPAMEQAAENLGCPPWKRFFRITLPLSMPGVFAGSSIVFIWAFTELGVPLVFDYARVAPVQIFDGIKGLDKNPIPYALTAILLVVAAVVFSLSKLVMGRSPLGTAPRPKGRSGLKRIGGIRSTACALFFLGVFLLASVPHFGVILLSLAGRWYGTVVPDEFTARHYMEALGNGLVVPSIQNSLMYAGCATLVALAIGLAVAWVVVRSDLRSRAWLDALVMLPLAVPGLVMAFGYLALSQEDKPFHFLIGVDGNPFLLLVIAYAFRRLPYIVRSAVAGLQQSNPALEEAARSLGATPSRTLRRIAIPLIGANLMAGSILAFAFAMLEVSDSLILAQQTQHYPITKAIYTLLSTLGNGTELAAALGVWAMVFLSVAIMGAAILAGKRGGLFRV from the coding sequence ATGAAACGGGGCACCGCCATCTTCCTGACGGCCATCGTCACGCTGCTGTTCGCGGTGTTCTTCCTCTATCCGGCGGGGATGGTGGTGAAGCAGGCCTTCGAGTTGAAGGGGCCGGATGGCTCCACCCGCTACACGCTTGAGTTCATCAGTGCGGTGTTCCGGAATCCGATCTACCGGGAGGGCCTTTGGAATGCCTTCGCGCTCGGCATCACCAGCACCATCGCCACGCTGGCAATTGCCTTTCCCCTCGCCCTCATCGGGCACCGCTATGATTTCATGGGGCGAAGGGTGCTCGGCGTGCTGGTGCTGGCGCCACTGATCGTCCCGCCCTTCGTCGGGGCGGTAGGGGTGAAGCAGATGCTGGGGGTGAACGGAGCGCTGAACGCCCTGCTCATCGACCTGGGGATGATGGATGCGGCATTGCCCTACGACTGGCTCGCGCACGGACGGTTCGCGGGCATCGTCGTGATGAACGCCCTCCATCTCTACCCCATCCTCTACATGAACATCGCGGCCGCGTTGTCGAATCTGGATCCAGCGATGGAACAGGCGGCGGAAAATCTGGGCTGCCCTCCGTGGAAGCGCTTCTTCCGCATCACCCTGCCACTCTCCATGCCGGGGGTATTCGCAGGCTCCTCCATCGTCTTCATCTGGGCCTTCACGGAGCTGGGGGTGCCGCTCGTTTTCGACTACGCGCGGGTCGCCCCGGTGCAGATCTTCGATGGCATCAAGGGACTGGACAAAAACCCCATCCCCTACGCCCTCACCGCCATCCTCCTGGTCGTCGCGGCGGTGGTGTTTTCCCTGTCGAAGCTGGTGATGGGGCGCTCCCCCCTCGGCACCGCACCGCGCCCGAAGGGACGATCCGGCCTGAAGCGCATCGGCGGCATCCGCTCTACCGCGTGCGCCCTATTTTTCCTCGGGGTGTTCCTCCTCGCCTCCGTCCCCCATTTCGGGGTAATTCTCCTTTCACTGGCCGGGCGCTGGTATGGCACGGTGGTGCCAGATGAATTCACCGCACGGCACTACATGGAAGCGCTGGGCAACGGTCTGGTCGTTCCGTCGATCCAGAACAGCCTCATGTATGCGGGATGTGCCACGCTCGTAGCCCTCGCCATCGGACTTGCGGTGGCATGGGTCGTGGTTCGCTCGGACCTCAGATCCCGGGCGTGGCTGGATGCTCTGGTGATGCTGCCGCTCGCCGTGCCCGGGCTGGTGATGGCCTTCGGCTACCTGGCGCTGTCGCAGGAGGACAAGCCGTTCCACTTCCTCATCGGGGTGGACGGTAACCCGTTCCTGCTGCTGGTGATCGCCTACGCTTTCCGCCGCCTTCCCTACATCGTCCGGTCCGCCGTGGCGGGCCTCCAGCAGAGCAACCCCGCGTTGGAAGAAGCCGCGCGCTCGCTGGGTGCCACGCCGTCACGCACGCTGCGGAGGATCGCCATCCCGCTCATCGGGGCGAACCTCATGGCCGGCTCCATCCTCGCCTTCGCATTCGCCATGCTGGAAGTGAGCGACAGCCTCATCCTCGCCCAGCAGACCCAGCACTACCCCATCACGAAGGCCATCTATACCCTGCTCAGCACGCTGGGGAATGGCACCGAACTGGCCGCCGCACTGGGGGTTTGGGCGATGGTGTTCCTTTCCGTGGCCATCATGGGGGCGGCCATCCTGGCGGGAAAACGCGGAGGACTGTTCCGGGTGTGA
- a CDS encoding NIPSNAP family protein — protein MRRVTFLRLLTLSIFSAMSATAAESSTNTCFELRTYYAAEGKLDALNSRFRDHTTKLFAKHGMTNVGYWLPLENTENKLVYLLSYPDKTARDKSWAAFQADPEWVAAKAKSEEGGKLVAKSENRFLSPTDFSTITYAAADAPQTFELRTYTTGPGNLEHLLKRFREHTVALFTKHGMRHFHYFTPAKGEPGADNTLIYFLAHASPEAGKASFTAFRADPEWIKARAASEAAAGGSLTVEDGVKSELLKATDYSPVK, from the coding sequence ATGAGACGCGTCACGTTCCTCCGCCTCCTCACCCTTTCCATCTTCTCCGCCATGTCCGCCACCGCGGCTGAAAGCTCCACCAACACCTGCTTCGAACTCCGCACCTACTATGCGGCGGAAGGAAAGCTGGATGCGCTGAACTCACGCTTCCGCGACCATACGACGAAGCTTTTCGCCAAGCACGGGATGACCAACGTCGGCTACTGGTTGCCGCTCGAAAACACGGAGAACAAGCTGGTTTATCTGCTCTCCTACCCGGACAAGACCGCCCGCGACAAATCATGGGCCGCCTTCCAGGCGGATCCGGAGTGGGTCGCCGCCAAGGCGAAATCCGAGGAAGGCGGCAAGCTGGTCGCCAAGTCCGAGAACCGCTTCCTCTCCCCCACCGACTTCTCCACCATCACCTACGCCGCCGCGGACGCGCCGCAGACCTTCGAGCTGCGTACCTACACCACCGGCCCCGGCAACCTGGAGCATCTCCTGAAGCGTTTCCGCGAGCACACCGTCGCCCTGTTCACGAAACATGGCATGCGCCACTTCCACTACTTCACACCTGCGAAGGGCGAGCCGGGCGCGGACAACACCCTCATCTACTTCCTCGCCCACGCCTCCCCGGAGGCGGGCAAGGCATCCTTCACCGCCTTCCGCGCGGACCCTGAATGGATCAAGGCGCGGGCCGCTTCCGAAGCCGCTGCAGGCGGCTCCCTGACCGTGGAGGATGGCGTGAAATCCGAGCTTCTCAAGGCGACGGATTACTCTCCGGTGAAATGA
- the rimK gene encoding 30S ribosomal protein S6--L-glutamate ligase: protein MKLLILSRNPQLYSTDALVKAAEKRGHEVRVVDYLRCYMNITSRKPRIYVDGEELQADAVIPRIAARHTFYGNAVVRQFEMMNVFTLNDSVAIARSRDKLRSMQILAKRGVGLPVTGFAHHTDATGKLIEMCGGAPLVIKLLEGTQGVGVVLAETANAASSVIEAFKDLNANILVQEFIKEAKGSDIRCIVVGGKVVASMKRQAPEGEFRSNLHRGGSAEKVKITPEERATAIRAAKAMGLNVAGVDLLRSNHGPVVMEVNSSPGLEGIEQSSKKDVAGGIIEFIERTLANPAKASKSGDK from the coding sequence ATGAAGCTCCTCATCCTTTCCCGCAACCCGCAGCTCTACAGCACCGATGCGCTCGTCAAGGCCGCCGAAAAGCGCGGCCATGAGGTCCGGGTGGTGGACTACCTGCGCTGCTACATGAACATCACCTCCCGCAAGCCGCGCATCTACGTGGACGGGGAGGAACTGCAGGCGGATGCCGTCATCCCCCGCATCGCCGCGCGGCACACGTTCTACGGCAACGCCGTCGTGCGCCAGTTCGAGATGATGAACGTCTTCACCCTCAACGATTCCGTCGCCATCGCCCGCTCCCGCGACAAGCTGCGCTCCATGCAGATCCTGGCGAAACGCGGCGTCGGCCTGCCGGTCACCGGCTTCGCCCACCACACGGACGCCACCGGCAAGCTCATCGAGATGTGCGGCGGCGCGCCGCTGGTCATCAAGCTGCTGGAAGGCACCCAGGGAGTCGGCGTCGTACTGGCGGAAACGGCGAATGCCGCCAGCTCTGTGATCGAGGCGTTCAAGGACCTGAACGCGAACATCCTGGTCCAGGAGTTCATCAAGGAAGCGAAAGGCTCTGACATCCGCTGCATCGTCGTCGGAGGAAAGGTCGTCGCGTCCATGAAACGTCAGGCTCCCGAGGGCGAGTTCCGCTCGAACCTCCATCGTGGCGGCTCCGCCGAAAAGGTGAAGATCACCCCGGAGGAACGCGCCACCGCCATCCGCGCGGCGAAGGCCATGGGCCTCAACGTCGCCGGTGTCGATCTGCTCCGCTCGAACCACGGCCCCGTCGTCATGGAGGTGAACTCCTCCCCCGGTCTGGAAGGCATCGAGCAATCCTCCAAGAAGGACGTGGCCGGCGGCATCATCGAGTTCATCGAGCGGACCCTTGCGAACCCTGCCAAGGCTTCCAAGTCCGGTGACAAGTGA
- a CDS encoding replication-associated recombination protein A, whose amino-acid sequence MRPRSLDEVAGQKHILAEGKLLRRAIESDRFTSLIFYGPPGTGKTTLASVIARTTGSRFESLNGVESNVAEIRAKIDQARTWRELRGETTILFIDEIHRFNKAQQDVLLPHIERGVVRFIGATTHNPYFHVNSPLVSRSQIFQLEAVPVEDVVAVLERAISDEERGLGGRGIQADEDALRHLAEKSDGDVRKALTALELAALTTHADESGVVRVTLAVAEESIQRKAVVYDADGDAHYDTASAFIKSIRGSDPDAALYWLAKMLHAGEDPRFISRRLVISASEDIGLADSGALRVALDAHGALEFVGMPEGRIPLAHATVYLATAPKSNTAYAALGKAMADVESGRTLAVPPHLRTRTRKKLASASGETEENLRYLYSHDYEGAYIPQAYLPEGRTYYQPGEQGMEKRIKERLDYWRSQMGK is encoded by the coding sequence ATGCGGCCGAGGTCGCTTGATGAAGTGGCTGGCCAGAAGCACATCCTGGCCGAAGGAAAGTTGCTCCGCCGGGCCATCGAGTCAGACCGCTTTACTTCGCTCATCTTCTACGGCCCGCCGGGGACGGGGAAGACCACCCTGGCCAGCGTGATCGCGAGGACAACCGGTTCCCGGTTCGAGTCCCTGAACGGCGTCGAGTCGAACGTGGCGGAGATCCGCGCCAAGATCGACCAGGCCCGCACGTGGCGCGAGCTGCGGGGGGAAACGACGATCCTTTTCATCGATGAGATCCACCGCTTCAACAAGGCGCAGCAGGACGTCTTGCTGCCGCACATCGAGCGCGGCGTGGTGCGGTTCATCGGCGCGACGACGCACAATCCGTATTTTCATGTGAACTCGCCGCTCGTCTCGCGGTCGCAGATTTTCCAGTTGGAAGCTGTGCCTGTGGAGGATGTGGTCGCGGTGCTGGAGCGGGCCATCTCAGATGAGGAACGCGGTCTGGGCGGGCGGGGAATCCAGGCGGATGAGGATGCCCTCCGGCATCTGGCGGAAAAGTCCGATGGCGATGTGAGGAAAGCACTCACCGCACTGGAACTGGCGGCGCTCACCACCCATGCGGACGAAAGCGGCGTGGTGCGGGTGACGCTGGCCGTGGCGGAGGAGTCCATCCAGCGGAAAGCCGTGGTGTATGACGCGGACGGCGACGCCCACTACGACACCGCCTCCGCGTTCATCAAATCCATCCGCGGCAGTGATCCGGATGCGGCGCTCTACTGGCTGGCGAAGATGCTGCACGCCGGTGAGGACCCACGTTTCATCTCCCGGCGGCTGGTGATTTCAGCCTCGGAGGACATCGGCCTGGCGGATTCCGGCGCCCTGCGCGTGGCGTTGGACGCCCACGGCGCGCTGGAGTTCGTCGGCATGCCGGAAGGCAGGATCCCGTTGGCCCATGCCACCGTCTATCTGGCCACCGCCCCGAAATCGAACACCGCCTACGCGGCGCTCGGAAAAGCGATGGCGGACGTGGAAAGTGGCCGCACGCTGGCGGTTCCGCCGCATCTCCGGACCAGAACCCGCAAGAAGCTCGCCAGTGCATCCGGGGAGACCGAAGAGAATTTGCGCTACCTTTACTCCCACGACTACGAAGGTGCTTACATCCCGCAGGCCTACCTCCCGGAAGGCCGCACCTACTACCAGCCCGGGGAGCAGGGGATGGAGAAGCGGATCAAGGAACGCCTGGACTACTGGCGTTCGCAGATGGGGAAATAG
- a CDS encoding NUDIX domain-containing protein: MQKSQVLDIVSAYLSRHPGEAERLRVFTDYLAVNDDLFSRKNFNGHITTSAVVFNEERNSILMIVHKTLNRFLQPGGHFEGDDSLAASAAREVLEETGVTVQPHPAASGDHPVDIDAHWMPANAKKQEDGHWHFDFRYLFTTTHAHDFSLQEEEVSGCGWHGVESPEAKSCFGDFCWEKLALH, translated from the coding sequence ATGCAGAAGTCCCAAGTCCTCGATATCGTCTCCGCCTATCTTTCCCGCCATCCCGGAGAGGCTGAGCGCCTGCGGGTTTTCACCGACTATCTGGCGGTGAACGACGACCTTTTCAGCCGGAAGAATTTCAACGGCCACATCACGACGAGTGCGGTCGTCTTCAACGAGGAAAGGAACAGCATCCTGATGATCGTCCACAAGACACTGAACCGCTTCCTCCAGCCCGGCGGACATTTCGAAGGTGACGACTCACTGGCTGCCAGCGCGGCTCGCGAGGTGCTGGAGGAAACCGGCGTGACAGTGCAACCACATCCCGCGGCGTCCGGGGATCATCCCGTGGACATCGACGCCCACTGGATGCCTGCCAATGCGAAAAAACAGGAGGACGGCCACTGGCACTTCGATTTCCGCTATCTGTTCACCACCACCCACGCGCATGACTTCTCACTCCAGGAAGAGGAAGTCAGCGGATGCGGATGGCACGGGGTGGAATCCCCCGAAGCCAAGTCATGCTTCGGGGATTTCTGTTGGGAGAAACTCGCCCTCCATTGA
- a CDS encoding mechanosensitive ion channel domain-containing protein, whose product MILAQTVTVDGAVPTEPLSWTEQATRYGQKSLDTVVAFAPKVGLTLLMALVGWKLAKLLSGWLQKLLENKRIDPSLRPFLGSLLDAAFKVALVITLINYLGIPTASFVAVIGAAGLAVGLALSGTLQNFAGGVVLLIIRPFRVGDMIKAQTFEGIVTEIQIFQTVLRTPDNLTVFIPNGKLVNESIMNFSIAGTRRVDLTFGIGYEDSIDHARDVVMRLVAEDTRIHESPAPVVIVQNLGDSTVDIQARFWVASGDHFRVSCEMRERVKKTFDKEKISFPFPQVDYHMIGQAPKPEGA is encoded by the coding sequence ATGATTCTCGCACAAACGGTGACCGTGGATGGAGCGGTTCCCACCGAACCCCTCAGCTGGACGGAACAGGCGACCCGCTACGGCCAGAAATCACTGGATACGGTGGTGGCGTTCGCTCCGAAGGTGGGCCTGACCCTGCTGATGGCGCTGGTGGGTTGGAAGCTGGCGAAGCTGCTCAGTGGCTGGCTGCAGAAGCTGCTTGAGAACAAACGGATCGATCCATCCCTCAGACCCTTCCTGGGCAGCCTGCTGGATGCGGCGTTCAAGGTCGCTCTGGTCATCACGCTGATCAATTACCTGGGTATCCCGACAGCCTCGTTCGTTGCGGTCATCGGCGCGGCCGGACTCGCGGTGGGCCTGGCCCTTTCCGGTACTTTGCAGAACTTTGCGGGGGGCGTGGTGCTGCTGATCATCCGGCCGTTCCGGGTCGGGGATATGATCAAGGCACAGACCTTTGAAGGCATCGTGACGGAGATCCAGATCTTCCAGACCGTCCTCAGGACGCCGGATAACCTCACGGTGTTCATTCCGAACGGAAAATTGGTGAACGAATCGATCATGAATTTTTCAATCGCCGGAACCCGGCGGGTGGATCTCACCTTCGGAATTGGATACGAGGACAGCATCGACCACGCACGGGACGTTGTGATGCGGCTCGTGGCCGAAGACACGCGCATCCACGAGAGTCCGGCACCCGTCGTCATTGTCCAGAATCTGGGGGATAGCACGGTGGACATCCAGGCCAGGTTCTGGGTCGCGTCCGGGGATCATTTCAGGGTCTCCTGCGAGATGCGGGAGCGTGTGAAAAAGACCTTTGATAAGGAGAAGATCTCCTTCCCTTTCCCCCAGGTGGACTACCACATGATCGGTCAGGCGCCGAAGCCCGAGGGGGCGTGA
- a CDS encoding pyruvate carboxylase: protein MLETQSNPGKLMAANRGEIAIRIFRAANELGLRTVSIFAEEDRFSIHRFKADEAYQLDSSKGPVGAYLDVEGIVKLAKSKGVTMIHPGYGFLSENAAFARACAREGITFIGPSPELLENMGDKTAARQLAEKFKVPTLPGTEEPITDPDQALTVAHEIGFPLIIKAAFGGGGRGMRVVDKPSQLPGLLAEAQNEALNAFGNAAVFLERYISRAKHIEVQILGDQHGNVVHLFERDCSVQRRYQKVVEVAPAVNLDPKVRKELCDAAVSLAKGIGYNNAGTVEFLYDMDKNDWFFIEMNPRIQVEHTVTECVTGIDLVRSQILVSAGNSLFGDEIAIPQQDQMPCNGFAIQCRVTTEDPEKNFAPDYGRILNYRSAAGFGIRLDAASGDAGSVVTPYYDSMLVKVTAMGRSFPIACQRMDRALREFRIRGVKTNIPFLENVIEDETFRTGQAHTKLIDTKTSLFNFKIKRDRATRTLAYLSDITINGNPSAKNWRPPSPLPSATIPAKRGSGFPADKHTKHLLTELGPEKFTQWILDQKRLLITDTSMRDAHQSLIATRMRGLDMLNIAETYSSNLPQLFSLENWGGATFDTAMRFLSEDPWERLRQLREKVPNILFQMLFRGSNAVGYSNYPDNVVAGFVKHAADSGMDIFRIFDSLNYLPNMKVAMEAVRGHGKVLCEAAICYTGDILDEKRDKYSLKYYVAKAKELEAMGAHILAIKDMAGLCKPQAAYNLVKALKGEIGIPIHFHTHDTSGLNAASVIAAARAGVDIADLALASLSGSTSQPNLNSVCAALANSEQDPGLDIEALNEVSDYWEEVLGFYKPFDSAPRAGTAEVYDHEMPGGQYTNLREQANAMGLGHRWREIARTYADVNQLFGDIVKVTPSSKVVGDMAMFLITRGIKSADVPKLKPGSIDWPESVIDMLSGGLGQPDGGWPVEVQKVVLGNKKATTKRPGELAEPIDLEATRSELTAKLGRDASDDDLYSHLMYPQVFSDFIAFRKKYDDLSSLPTSAFFYGLQIGEEIEVEIDPGKILIIKLISIGEPDSEGRRALFYELNGMPRESVVADKSLVSVAKASRPKGDPSSPTQACAPMPGMVTEVAVSAGQEVKAGDKLIVLEAMKMLTTVSASADGIVKEILVKKGDQVDSDDLLARLE, encoded by the coding sequence ATGCTGGAAACCCAATCCAATCCCGGAAAACTGATGGCCGCCAACCGCGGCGAGATCGCCATCCGCATCTTCCGCGCCGCCAACGAACTCGGTCTCCGCACCGTCTCGATTTTCGCCGAAGAAGACCGCTTCTCCATCCACCGTTTCAAGGCGGATGAGGCCTACCAACTGGACTCCTCGAAAGGCCCCGTCGGAGCCTATCTGGATGTCGAGGGCATCGTCAAACTGGCCAAGTCGAAAGGCGTCACCATGATCCACCCGGGCTATGGTTTTCTGTCTGAGAACGCCGCCTTCGCCCGCGCCTGCGCACGGGAAGGCATCACCTTCATCGGACCGTCCCCGGAGCTGCTGGAGAACATGGGCGACAAAACCGCCGCCCGCCAGCTTGCTGAGAAATTCAAGGTCCCCACCCTGCCCGGCACCGAGGAACCGATCACCGACCCGGACCAGGCGCTGACCGTGGCCCATGAGATCGGCTTTCCACTCATCATCAAGGCCGCATTCGGTGGCGGCGGACGTGGCATGCGCGTGGTGGATAAGCCCTCCCAACTGCCCGGCCTGCTCGCGGAGGCACAGAACGAAGCACTCAACGCCTTCGGGAACGCCGCCGTTTTCCTGGAGCGCTACATTTCCCGGGCGAAGCACATCGAGGTCCAGATCCTGGGTGACCAGCATGGCAACGTCGTCCATCTCTTCGAACGGGACTGCTCCGTGCAACGCCGTTACCAGAAGGTGGTGGAGGTTGCCCCTGCCGTGAACCTCGATCCGAAAGTGCGCAAGGAACTCTGCGATGCCGCCGTTTCGCTGGCAAAGGGCATCGGCTACAACAACGCGGGCACCGTCGAATTCCTCTACGACATGGACAAGAACGACTGGTTCTTCATCGAGATGAACCCGCGCATCCAGGTGGAGCATACCGTGACCGAGTGCGTCACCGGCATCGACCTCGTCCGTTCCCAGATCCTCGTTTCCGCCGGAAACTCCCTGTTCGGTGATGAGATCGCCATCCCCCAGCAGGATCAGATGCCCTGCAATGGCTTCGCCATCCAGTGCCGCGTCACCACGGAGGATCCTGAGAAGAACTTCGCGCCGGACTACGGCCGCATCCTGAACTACCGCTCCGCAGCGGGCTTTGGCATCCGCCTGGATGCCGCCTCCGGCGACGCCGGTTCCGTGGTCACACCCTACTACGACTCCATGCTGGTGAAGGTCACCGCCATGGGCCGCAGCTTCCCCATCGCCTGCCAACGGATGGACCGCGCCCTGCGCGAGTTCCGCATCCGCGGGGTGAAGACGAACATCCCTTTCCTGGAGAACGTCATCGAGGATGAGACCTTCCGCACCGGGCAGGCCCACACGAAGCTGATCGACACCAAAACGTCCCTCTTCAATTTCAAGATCAAGCGAGACCGGGCCACCCGCACCTTGGCCTACCTCTCGGACATCACCATCAACGGCAATCCTTCCGCGAAGAACTGGAGACCTCCGTCCCCGCTTCCCTCCGCGACCATCCCCGCGAAGCGCGGCAGCGGCTTCCCCGCGGACAAGCATACGAAGCATCTCCTGACCGAGCTGGGACCGGAGAAGTTCACCCAGTGGATCCTCGACCAGAAGCGGCTCCTCATCACGGACACGTCGATGCGGGACGCGCACCAGTCGCTCATCGCCACCCGCATGCGCGGTCTCGACATGCTGAACATCGCGGAGACATATTCCAGCAACCTGCCGCAGCTTTTCTCGCTGGAGAACTGGGGCGGAGCCACCTTCGACACCGCCATGCGATTCCTCAGCGAGGATCCGTGGGAACGCCTGCGCCAGCTCCGGGAAAAGGTGCCCAACATCCTTTTCCAGATGCTTTTCCGCGGATCGAACGCGGTGGGCTACTCGAACTATCCGGACAATGTGGTGGCCGGATTCGTGAAACACGCCGCCGACAGCGGCATGGACATCTTCCGGATCTTCGACTCCCTCAACTACCTGCCGAACATGAAGGTGGCCATGGAGGCGGTCCGCGGGCATGGCAAGGTCCTCTGCGAAGCCGCCATCTGCTACACCGGCGACATCCTCGACGAGAAGCGGGACAAGTATTCCCTGAAATACTACGTCGCCAAGGCCAAGGAACTGGAGGCCATGGGCGCGCATATCCTCGCCATCAAGGACATGGCGGGTCTCTGCAAGCCGCAGGCCGCCTACAACCTCGTCAAGGCGCTCAAGGGCGAGATCGGCATTCCGATCCACTTCCACACCCACGACACTTCCGGCCTCAACGCCGCCTCCGTCATCGCCGCCGCCCGTGCCGGTGTCGATATCGCGGACCTGGCCCTGGCCTCCCTTTCCGGCTCCACCTCCCAGCCGAACCTCAACTCCGTCTGCGCCGCCCTGGCGAACTCCGAACAGGACCCGGGGCTGGACATCGAAGCGCTCAACGAGGTTTCCGACTACTGGGAGGAAGTGCTCGGCTTCTACAAGCCCTTCGATTCCGCGCCGCGCGCCGGAACAGCGGAGGTCTATGACCATGAGATGCCCGGCGGACAGTACACCAACCTCCGTGAGCAGGCGAACGCCATGGGCCTCGGCCACCGCTGGCGCGAGATCGCCCGCACCTATGCGGATGTGAACCAGCTTTTCGGAGACATCGTGAAGGTGACGCCATCGTCAAAGGTGGTCGGCGACATGGCGATGTTCCTCATCACCCGCGGAATCAAATCCGCCGATGTGCCCAAACTGAAGCCCGGCTCCATCGACTGGCCGGAAAGCGTCATCGACATGCTCTCCGGTGGTCTCGGCCAGCCGGACGGCGGATGGCCTGTGGAGGTCCAGAAAGTCGTGCTCGGCAACAAGAAAGCCACCACCAAACGGCCCGGCGAACTCGCCGAACCGATCGACCTGGAAGCCACCCGCTCGGAACTCACAGCCAAACTCGGCCGCGATGCCTCCGATGACGATCTCTACTCCCACCTGATGTATCCGCAGGTGTTCTCCGACTTCATCGCGTTCCGGAAGAAATACGACGACCTCAGCAGCCTGCCGACCTCCGCGTTCTTCTACGGCCTGCAGATCGGAGAGGAGATCGAAGTCGAGATCGACCCCGGCAAAATCCTCATCATCAAGCTCATCTCCATCGGTGAGCCGGACAGCGAGGGCCGCCGCGCCTTGTTCTATGAACTCAACGGCATGCCGCGCGAGTCCGTCGTGGCGGACAAGTCGCTCGTTTCCGTGGCGAAAGCCAGCAGGCCCAAAGGCGACCCTTCCTCCCCTACCCAAGCCTGTGCTCCGATGCCCGGCATGGTCACCGAAGTGGCAGTCTCCGCCGGGCAGGAAGTGAAGGCGGGTGACAAGCTCATCGTGCTGGAAGCGATGAAGATGCTCACCACCGTCTCCGCCAGTGCCGACGGCATCGTGAAGGAGATCCTGGTCAAGAAAGGCGACCAGGTGGACAGCGACGACCTGCTGGCGAGGCTGGAGTGA
- a CDS encoding PEP-CTERM sorting domain-containing protein, giving the protein MKRPLGLTAAFALMAASTGTTLAQNSLLITYAENPGSVNSTLSHTSVFDFNNLSTGDLTNVNWDGVGTYDRLSIRNADVYGGAGTGGSRYSVQGAGGVETSTLSFSNNHAYFGMWWSAGDNQNELSFFSGDTLIARFSTETLLARLATTREYHGNPNEGDFKGGNAGEPYAFVNFFGEGDTTWDRIVFTNTSGSGFETDNHTDRVQKWGYYAEEENKPIPGVVLARASGDTVNMVPEPSSSALFAGLVGLMAFRRRR; this is encoded by the coding sequence ATGAAACGCCCCCTCGGCCTCACGGCCGCGTTTGCCCTGATGGCAGCATCCACAGGCACCACGCTCGCCCAGAATTCCCTTCTCATCACCTACGCGGAGAACCCGGGTAGCGTGAACTCCACGCTCTCCCACACCAGTGTCTTCGACTTCAACAACCTCTCCACCGGAGACCTGACCAACGTCAACTGGGATGGCGTTGGCACCTACGACCGGCTGAGCATCAGGAACGCAGACGTCTATGGAGGCGCGGGCACGGGCGGTTCCCGCTACTCCGTGCAGGGTGCCGGCGGCGTGGAGACCTCCACCCTCTCCTTCAGTAACAATCATGCCTACTTCGGCATGTGGTGGTCCGCCGGTGACAACCAGAACGAGCTTTCCTTCTTCAGCGGTGACACGTTGATCGCCCGATTCAGCACGGAGACCCTCCTCGCACGCCTCGCCACCACCCGGGAATACCATGGCAATCCCAACGAAGGTGACTTCAAGGGAGGAAACGCCGGTGAACCCTATGCTTTCGTCAATTTCTTCGGCGAGGGCGACACCACCTGGGATCGCATCGTTTTCACCAACACCTCCGGCAGCGGATTCGAGACGGACAATCACACGGACCGCGTCCAGAAGTGGGGCTATTATGCCGAAGAAGAAAACAAGCCGATACCAGGTGTCGTGCTTGCCCGTGCATCCGGAGACACGGTGAACATGGTTCCTGAACCCTCCTCATCGGCCTTGTTCGCCGGTCTCGTCGGGCTCATGGCTTTCCGCCGCAGGCGTTGA